Proteins found in one Poseidonibacter antarcticus genomic segment:
- a CDS encoding pyrroline-5-carboxylate reductase, whose amino-acid sequence MKLTLIGNGIMAQSLARGLVKNHEVEMVGRDENKLKAIQENIPEITIKTLEDQESIEGKNVLFCVKPYALQSVSARLTGEANILLSILAGTTLDSLRKQIKSKYYIRTMPNVAASVQNSMTTITGDKEAKNIALDICASIGKTLWVNTENQLDIATAIAGSGPAFLALIAEAISDGAVNAGLERNLSRQLVQGLFSGTASLLEHTHPAIIKDSVMSPGGTTAAGYVKLEEGAVRDSMIKAINAAYSKAVEFGKK is encoded by the coding sequence ATGAAACTTACTTTAATCGGTAATGGGATTATGGCACAATCTTTAGCCCGTGGTTTAGTTAAAAATCATGAAGTAGAAATGGTAGGGAGAGATGAGAATAAGTTAAAAGCAATTCAAGAAAACATTCCAGAAATTACAATTAAAACATTGGAAGATCAAGAAAGTATTGAGGGTAAAAATGTTTTATTTTGTGTAAAACCATATGCATTACAAAGTGTTTCAGCAAGACTTACAGGTGAAGCAAATATATTATTATCTATTCTAGCAGGAACTACGTTAGATTCACTTAGAAAACAAATAAAATCAAAATATTATATAAGAACTATGCCAAATGTTGCAGCTTCTGTTCAAAATTCAATGACAACAATTACAGGTGATAAAGAAGCAAAAAATATAGCACTTGATATTTGTGCATCAATTGGTAAAACATTATGGGTAAATACTGAAAATCAACTTGATATTGCAACTGCAATAGCAGGTTCGGGTCCTGCTTTTTTAGCATTAATTGCTGAAGCAATAAGTGATGGTGCGGTAAATGCAGGACTTGAACGAAATTTAAGTAGACAATTAGTTCAAGGATTATTTAGTGGTACTGCTTCATTATTAGAGCATACACATCCTGCCATTATCAAAGATTCTGTAATGAGTCCTGGAGGGACTACTGCTGCTGGTTATGTAAAACTTGAAGAAGGTGCTGTCAGAGATTCGATGATAAAAGCTATAAATGCTGCTTATTCTAAAGCTGTAGAGTTTGGCAAAAAATAG
- the lon gene encoding endopeptidase La, with amino-acid sequence MELENYDKFPQDIPLIIEDEIFLYPFMIAPLFLSNEDNIKAVETAIEENKLVIVAVSKNGGEDKREDNSFYDVGVVGNIMRKVSLPDGKVKVLFQGLAKGSIKEFNENNPLFANVNILVNKEFNEESIKSVVSVLIEQIKKLSRLNSKFPADLIKTIEENEDPIRIADLISSVLKVKKDEAYLLFSQTDIEKRLLDIIEVVKKEIESYKIQKEITQKVNSKIEKTHKDYFLKEQIKAINQELGTDNKKDEEIKAYSKKLKKLKKHMPKDGYKEVKKQIDKLSRMHQDSPDASLLQTYIEQVLDIPFGKFANEEISVANVEEQLNKDHYSLFKAKERISEFFAVKELLEKRKIKNLKSRGTVLCFVGPPGVGKTSLANSISKALKRPLVRIALGGMEDVNELRGHRRTYVGAMPGRLVKGLVDAKTMNPVMVLDEIDKLGANNRGDPTAVMLEILDPEQNNEFRDLYLNFPIDLSQTIFVSTANDARRIPAPLRDRMEFIEISSYTPNEKYHIAKDYLIPQELEKHGLKKSEISLSKATIEMIIAKYTREAGVRNLRRVFAKLFRKAVKKILSDEKVTKVTISTKNLKEYLENPIFEIDPAEKKNSIGIANGLAWTAVGGDVLKSEAIKLKGKGILSVTGNLGDVMKESSRISFSVVKVLIDNGSLKINNSIIPKTAKEKEEKTEVDSSEVYKRYDIHLHIPEGATPKDGPSAGITMALTIASILTERPIISDIAMTGELTLSGKVLPIGGLKEKLIAAFKAKMTKALIPRKNFERDLDDIPEEVKKAMEIKPVDVIEDVLKEALV; translated from the coding sequence ATGGAATTAGAAAATTACGATAAATTTCCACAGGATATCCCTTTAATAATAGAGGATGAAATATTTTTATATCCATTTATGATAGCACCTCTTTTCTTAAGTAATGAAGATAATATTAAAGCAGTTGAAACTGCAATTGAAGAAAACAAATTAGTTATAGTTGCTGTTTCAAAAAATGGCGGTGAAGATAAAAGAGAAGATAACTCTTTTTATGATGTTGGTGTTGTTGGAAATATCATGAGAAAAGTATCTTTACCAGATGGTAAAGTAAAGGTACTTTTTCAAGGTTTAGCAAAAGGAAGTATAAAAGAATTTAATGAAAATAATCCTCTTTTTGCAAATGTTAATATTTTAGTAAATAAAGAGTTTAATGAAGAAAGTATTAAATCTGTAGTTTCAGTTCTAATAGAACAAATTAAAAAACTTTCAAGATTAAATTCAAAATTTCCAGCTGATTTAATTAAAACAATTGAAGAAAATGAAGATCCAATAAGAATTGCAGATTTAATATCATCTGTATTAAAAGTTAAAAAAGATGAAGCTTATCTTTTATTTTCTCAAACAGATATTGAAAAAAGATTATTAGATATTATAGAAGTTGTAAAAAAAGAGATTGAATCTTATAAAATTCAAAAAGAAATTACTCAAAAAGTAAATTCAAAAATTGAAAAAACTCATAAAGATTACTTTTTAAAAGAGCAAATAAAAGCAATTAATCAAGAATTAGGTACTGATAATAAAAAAGATGAAGAAATAAAAGCATATTCTAAAAAGTTAAAAAAGCTTAAAAAACATATGCCAAAAGATGGATATAAAGAAGTTAAAAAACAAATTGATAAATTAAGTAGAATGCATCAAGATTCACCAGATGCTTCTCTTTTACAAACTTATATCGAACAAGTATTGGATATTCCATTTGGGAAATTTGCAAATGAAGAAATTTCTGTTGCAAATGTTGAAGAGCAATTAAACAAAGATCACTATTCTTTATTTAAAGCAAAAGAGCGAATTTCAGAATTTTTTGCAGTAAAAGAATTACTTGAAAAAAGAAAGATTAAAAACTTAAAATCAAGAGGTACTGTTTTATGTTTTGTAGGACCTCCTGGTGTTGGTAAAACTTCTTTAGCAAACTCAATTTCAAAAGCACTTAAAAGACCACTTGTAAGAATTGCACTTGGTGGAATGGAAGATGTTAATGAATTAAGAGGACATAGAAGAACATATGTTGGTGCAATGCCTGGACGACTTGTAAAAGGTCTTGTTGATGCAAAAACTATGAATCCTGTTATGGTTTTAGATGAAATAGATAAATTAGGAGCAAACAATAGAGGTGATCCAACAGCTGTAATGTTAGAAATTCTTGACCCGGAACAAAATAATGAGTTTAGAGATTTATACTTAAATTTTCCAATTGATTTATCTCAAACTATTTTTGTTTCAACAGCAAATGATGCAAGAAGAATTCCTGCACCACTTAGAGATAGAATGGAGTTTATTGAAATTTCTTCATATACTCCAAATGAAAAATATCATATTGCCAAAGATTACCTAATTCCTCAAGAGTTAGAAAAACATGGATTGAAAAAAAGTGAAATATCTTTATCTAAAGCTACTATCGAAATGATTATTGCAAAGTATACTAGAGAAGCTGGTGTTCGTAATTTAAGACGAGTATTTGCTAAATTATTTAGAAAAGCAGTTAAAAAGATATTAAGTGATGAAAAAGTTACAAAAGTTACTATTTCTACTAAAAACTTAAAAGAATACTTAGAAAATCCAATTTTTGAAATTGACCCAGCTGAAAAGAAAAATTCAATTGGAATTGCAAATGGATTAGCATGGACAGCAGTAGGTGGAGATGTTTTAAAATCTGAGGCTATTAAGTTAAAAGGTAAAGGTATTTTATCTGTTACTGGAAATTTAGGTGATGTTATGAAAGAATCATCTAGAATCTCTTTTTCAGTTGTAAAAGTTTTAATTGATAATGGAAGTTTAAAAATTAATAATTCTATTATTCCAAAAACAGCTAAAGAAAAAGAAGAAAAAACAGAAGTAGATTCTAGTGAAGTTTATAAAAGATATGATATTCACTTACATATTCCAGAAGGTGCAACTCCAAAAGATGGACCAAGTGCTGGTATTACAATGGCATTAACAATTGCTTCAATATTAACAGAGAGACCAATTATCTCTGATATTGCAATGACAGGAGAGCTTACTCTTTCTGGAAAAGTTTTACCAATTGGTGGATTAAAAGAAAAATTAATTGCAGCATTCAAAGCAAAAATGACTAAGGCTTTAATTCCTAGAAAGAACTTCGAGAGAGATTTAGATGATATTCCTGAAGAAGTTAAAAAAGCAATGGAAATAAAACCTGTTGATGTAATAGAAGATGTTCTTAAAGAGGCATTGGTTTAG
- a CDS encoding outer membrane protein assembly factor BamD — protein MINNLKIKSLVLVLTSVFVFTACSSKNEVTEYNKPALYWYNKMLTQISAGSLDEADDTYTSLESEHRNSPLIATSLLILVNSHIDEEEYSLANFYLDEYIKRFALSKNIDYARYLKIKANFLGFTYQLRDQELVENTIKDIADFQARYKGSPYMPLVDTINARLYMAKASLDLSIANLYEKKGKKQAVAFYNEKVKESWINPEEIEPVNVPYYRSIFE, from the coding sequence ATGATTAATAACTTAAAAATTAAAAGTTTAGTCTTAGTGCTTACATCAGTTTTTGTTTTTACAGCTTGTTCAAGTAAAAATGAAGTGACAGAATATAACAAACCTGCACTTTATTGGTATAATAAAATGTTAACTCAAATATCAGCTGGTAGCTTAGATGAAGCAGATGATACATATACATCATTAGAAAGTGAACATAGAAATTCACCATTAATTGCAACATCATTGCTTATTTTAGTAAACAGTCATATTGATGAAGAAGAGTATTCTTTAGCAAACTTTTATTTAGATGAATATATAAAAAGATTTGCGCTTAGTAAAAATATTGATTATGCTAGATATTTAAAAATTAAAGCAAACTTCTTAGGTTTTACTTATCAATTAAGAGATCAAGAACTTGTAGAAAATACAATCAAAGATATTGCAGATTTCCAAGCTAGATATAAAGGCTCACCATATATGCCACTAGTTGATACAATTAATGCAAGATTATATATGGCAAAAGCTTCATTAGATTTATCTATTGCAAATCTTTATGAGAAAAAAGGGAAGAAACAAGCAGTAGCTTTTTATAATGAAAAAGTTAAAGAATCTTGGATTAATCCAGAAGAAATAGAACCTGTAAATGTTCCATATTACAGATCAATTTTTGAATAA
- a CDS encoding rhomboid family intramembrane serine protease, with the protein MLKSISKKDFTATNVLIIITILMYIVQINIPRGGLYLGLNMNFTVNELWWQPLSSMFAHGGLGHLGMNMFVLYQFGNLIERARGAKELVLLYLVCGILTSLGSFAYIYYLDNYVNLVGASGAICALLGYVAFYDKAQRSGIITWILLISVAPLLIGLPIAWYAHFIGLALGFIYAIIRK; encoded by the coding sequence ATGCTAAAAAGTATAAGTAAAAAAGATTTTACAGCAACAAATGTCTTAATTATAATCACAATTTTAATGTATATAGTTCAAATTAATATACCAAGAGGTGGATTGTATTTAGGATTAAATATGAATTTCACCGTAAATGAACTTTGGTGGCAACCTCTATCTTCTATGTTTGCACATGGTGGGCTAGGTCATTTAGGTATGAATATGTTTGTATTGTACCAATTTGGTAATTTAATAGAAAGAGCAAGAGGTGCTAAAGAGTTAGTACTGCTATATCTTGTATGTGGAATATTAACATCGCTTGGTTCTTTTGCTTATATTTACTATCTTGATAATTATGTGAATTTAGTAGGAGCATCAGGAGCTATTTGTGCATTATTAGGTTATGTAGCTTTTTACGATAAAGCACAAAGAAGTGGAATAATTACTTGGATATTACTAATCTCAGTTGCACCACTACTTATTGGACTTCCAATTGCTTGGTATGCTCACTTTATAGGTTTAGCGTTAGGATTTATTTACGCAATAATTAGAAAGTAA
- the rdgB gene encoding RdgB/HAM1 family non-canonical purine NTP pyrophosphatase, which produces MRIVLASGNKGKIKEFEKLMPNDDVVAFKEILGDIEIIEDKDSFKGNAIKKAQTIYEELLKKGINDIIVISDDSGISVPALNNEPGIYSARYAGLNASDKENNEKLIKNLKERNLEKTPAFYTACIAIIYQGYTYTVHGWMHGNVINEQKGEGGFGYDPMFIPKDFDKTLGELGYEAKKEFSHRTKALNLAKKVLDVII; this is translated from the coding sequence GTGAGAATAGTTTTAGCTTCAGGAAATAAGGGAAAAATAAAAGAATTTGAAAAATTAATGCCAAATGATGATGTTGTAGCATTTAAAGAAATATTAGGTGATATTGAAATTATTGAGGATAAAGATAGTTTTAAAGGTAATGCAATTAAAAAAGCACAAACAATTTATGAGGAATTATTAAAAAAAGGTATAAATGATATCATAGTAATTTCTGATGATTCAGGAATTTCTGTACCTGCTTTAAATAATGAGCCAGGTATTTATTCAGCAAGATATGCAGGTCTTAATGCAAGTGATAAAGAAAATAATGAAAAATTAATTAAAAATCTAAAAGAAAGAAATTTAGAAAAAACACCAGCTTTTTATACAGCTTGTATCGCAATCATTTATCAAGGATATACATATACAGTTCATGGATGGATGCATGGAAATGTAATAAATGAACAAAAAGGTGAGGGTGGTTTTGGCTATGATCCAATGTTTATACCTAAAGATTTTGATAAAACATTAGGCGAGTTAGGATATGAAGCAAAAAAAGAGTTTTCACATAGAACAAAAGCTTTAAATCTTGCTAAAAAAGTTTTGGATGTGATTATTTAA